The Candidatus Eisenbacteria bacterium DNA segment GTCGGCCGCCAGAACGGCCATGCCGGGTTCGATCAGTACACCGAGCTCAAATCCGTCGCCTGGCCGGTCGTCTGAAGGAGCCCCAAGGAATGGAACCCTACGAACCATTCTCGGAGGCGGTACGGGAGGATCCGTATCCGTACTACGCGGCGCTGCGCGACGAAGCGCCGGTCTACTGGGCGGAGGGAGCCCAAGCCTGGTGCGTGTCGCGGTACGACGACGTGCTCCACGTCCTCCGCCACCCGGAGCTCTTCTCCTCCGACGCCATGCGGACGATGCTCATGGGTGCTCGTCCGGGCGTCAACCCGCTCGAGGATCCCGAGGCGATGGCACGCGCACTGGCACTGACGCAGGCGCTGTCGTTTCCGTTGGACGAGTTGATGGGTGCGCGCCAACTCCTCTCCGAGGATCCACCGCGGCACACCGCGATGCGCAACCTCGTCAACCGGGGATTCACACCGCGACGCATCGCCATGTGGGAGGCGCGCCTGCGTGAATTCACCCGCCAGTGCGTGAACGACATCCAGCATGCCGACGAGATCGACCTCGTGGCGGCCCTCGCCATGCCGCTGCCGGTGCGCGTGATCTGCGAGATGCTCGGCGTGGAGCCGGAGCAGCGAGACCATTTCAAGCAATGGTCCGACCGGATCATCGCCGGCACGACGGGTTCGGCGCGCAATCTGGACCCCCTCACCAGCGGCTTCGCCGACGCCATGCGGGACCTCGCGGAGTACATTCGCGGCGTCACGGCCCAGCGGATCGAGCAACCCAGCGACGATCTCATCAGCGTCCTCGTCGCGGCGCAGGACGGTGGTTCGGGCCTGAGCGCGGCCGAAATGACGCTCTTCGTTCTCCTGCTGCTCGTGGCCGGCAACGAGACCACCACGAATCTGATCGGCAACGCGACGAACGCGCTGCTGAGCCATCCTTCACAGCTCGCCCGCGTAGGCGCCGATCGAAGTCTGGTCCCGAGCTGGATCGAGGAAACCCTGCGGTGGGATGCGCCCGTCCAGTTCGTCGTTCGCCGTACCACCACCGACGTCGACGTCGCCGGCGGGCGACTGCCCGCAAACACCCACGTGGTCGCGATCCTCGGCTCTGCCAACCGCGACGAACGGCACTGGGGCCCGACCGCGGCCGAGTTCGACGTCACGCGCAATCCGCAGGGACACCTGGCGTTCGGCTTCGGCAACCACTTCTGCCTCGGTGCGGCACTGGCGCGGCTGGAAGCCCGCGTCGCGCTCGAGGCGATGCTCGATGAGCTGCTGCGCCGCGAACGCAGCGAGCCGCGCGTGGAGCACATCGATTCCTTCATGATCCGGGGACCGAAGCGCTTCCTGTTGCGGCGCGCGCGTGACGGCGAGCGACGGATCCCGACGGAGCCCTGAACCATGGCGACGCTGCGAATCGTCCAGTGGACCACAACGTGAGTCTGTTCGACGCCTTTCGATACGACGGGAAGCGAGTCGTCGTGGTCGGCGGTGCCAGTGGCATCGGCGCCGCGGCCGCCCAGCTCGCGAAGGACGCCGGCGCCGAGGTGGTGGTCATGGACTTCGCCGACGTCACGCTCCCTGGCGTCAAGGCAATCCGCGTGAACCTGGCCGAGCGTGCGTCGATCGACGCCGCCGTCGACGAGTGTGGCGGCGTCGTTCATGCGCTGTTCTGCTGCGCCGGTGTCGCCGACGGCACTCCGGGAATCGAGCGGATCAACTTCGTCGGTCACCGGCACCTCATCGACCGCATGGTGTCCAAAGAGATGCTGCGCCGGGGCAGCGCGATCTGCCTCGTCTCGTCCCTGGGCGGGGTCGGCTGGGAGTCGAGCCTCGGGCGGCTCTCGAAGCTGCTCGACATCTCGGACTTCGATGCGGCGACCAACTGGTTCGTGCGGCGCGGACAGGCCAACTACACGACGACCAAGCTGGCGATCGGCGCGTACGTCGCTCGCGAGGCGTTCACGTTCCTCAAGCGTGGGATCCGCATCAACGCCATCAGCCCTGGCGCGACCGACACACCCCTGGCCCAGGCGAACAAGGAGACCTGGCTCGGGTTCGGGACCGACTACCGGGAAGC contains these protein-coding regions:
- a CDS encoding SDR family oxidoreductase, which gives rise to MSLFDAFRYDGKRVVVVGGASGIGAAAAQLAKDAGAEVVVMDFADVTLPGVKAIRVNLAERASIDAAVDECGGVVHALFCCAGVADGTPGIERINFVGHRHLIDRMVSKEMLRRGSAICLVSSLGGVGWESSLGRLSKLLDISDFDAATNWFVRRGQANYTTTKLAIGAYVAREAFTFLKRGIRINAISPGATDTPLAQANKETWLGFGTDYREAVGIEPFTPIEQAYPLVFLCSDAAAAITGTIVNSDAGWLSSAITRSFPGGTFFAKILLGRSLWARLIRDVATRLSSHPRFSGRRPSFVPTGRA
- a CDS encoding cytochrome P450, coding for MARALALTQALSFPLDELMGARQLLSEDPPRHTAMRNLVNRGFTPRRIAMWEARLREFTRQCVNDIQHADEIDLVAALAMPLPVRVICEMLGVEPEQRDHFKQWSDRIIAGTTGSARNLDPLTSGFADAMRDLAEYIRGVTAQRIEQPSDDLISVLVAAQDGGSGLSAAEMTLFVLLLLVAGNETTTNLIGNATNALLSHPSQLARVGADRSLVPSWIEETLRWDAPVQFVVRRTTTDVDVAGGRLPANTHVVAILGSANRDERHWGPTAAEFDVTRNPQGHLAFGFGNHFCLGAALARLEARVALEAMLDELLRRERSEPRVEHIDSFMIRGPKRFLLRRARDGERRIPTEP